In Streptomyces sp. P3, one DNA window encodes the following:
- a CDS encoding (2Fe-2S)-binding protein, with the protein MNPLRLVRARPGAPFTVTFDDRALEALPGQTLAAALWSSGVTAWRTTRGAGRARGVFCGIGVCFDCLVTVDGLPNQRACLVPATPGAVVRSQAGSGHDE; encoded by the coding sequence GTGAATCCCCTGCGGTTGGTCCGGGCCCGTCCCGGCGCCCCGTTCACCGTCACCTTCGACGACAGGGCGCTCGAGGCGCTGCCCGGGCAGACGCTGGCCGCCGCGCTGTGGTCGTCCGGTGTCACGGCCTGGCGCACGACCCGGGGTGCGGGGCGGGCGCGCGGGGTGTTCTGCGGGATCGGAGTCTGCTTCGACTGTCTGGTCACCGTCGACGGCCTGCCCAACCAGCGGGCCTGTCTGGTGCCGGCCACGCCGGGAGCCGTCGTCCGCTCGCAGGCAGGGTCGGGCCACGATGAGTGA
- a CDS encoding xanthine dehydrogenase family protein subunit M, whose amino-acid sequence MKPFSYLSAPDVGTVLRTIADGEDVKFLAGGTNLVDLMREGIEHPATVVDITRLPLTGIEELPDGTIRVGALVSNSRLAADPLIRTRCPVLAKAILLGASAQLRNMATVGGNLLQRTRCMYFYDETSACNKRAPGSGCDAIGGFSRGSAVLGTSEHCIATHPSDMAVALVMLDAVVEVESVRGSRRIPVADFHQLPGDTPHIETVLAPDELITAVELPPVPVAAHSRYRKVRDRASYAFALVSVAAALAVEDGRITEVRLALGGVATKPWRARIAEELLLGAEATDENFARAAAAELAPALPQSDNAFKIDLAQRTVVAVLRTLNAERSAS is encoded by the coding sequence GTGAAGCCGTTCTCCTACCTCAGTGCCCCGGATGTGGGCACGGTGCTGCGCACGATCGCGGACGGCGAGGACGTGAAATTCCTCGCGGGCGGGACGAACCTCGTCGACCTCATGCGGGAGGGCATCGAACACCCGGCGACGGTCGTGGACATCACCCGCCTGCCGCTGACCGGGATCGAGGAACTCCCCGACGGCACCATCCGCGTCGGCGCACTGGTGTCCAACAGTCGGCTCGCCGCGGACCCCCTCATCAGGACCCGCTGTCCGGTCCTGGCCAAGGCGATCCTGCTGGGAGCCTCGGCCCAGCTGCGGAACATGGCGACCGTCGGCGGGAACCTCCTGCAGCGCACCCGCTGCATGTACTTCTACGACGAGACCTCCGCCTGCAACAAGCGTGCACCCGGCAGCGGCTGTGACGCGATCGGCGGGTTCTCCCGCGGCAGTGCGGTACTGGGCACCAGTGAGCACTGCATCGCGACGCATCCCTCGGACATGGCGGTGGCGCTGGTGATGCTCGACGCCGTCGTTGAGGTGGAGAGCGTGCGCGGCAGCCGGCGTATCCCGGTCGCCGACTTCCACCAGCTGCCCGGCGACACCCCCCACATCGAGACGGTCCTCGCCCCCGACGAACTGATCACGGCCGTCGAGCTGCCGCCGGTGCCGGTGGCGGCGCATTCGCGCTACCGCAAGGTCCGCGACCGCGCGTCCTACGCCTTCGCCCTGGTGTCTGTCGCCGCCGCGCTGGCCGTCGAGGACGGCCGCATCACCGAGGTCCGCCTCGCACTCGGCGGTGTCGCGACCAAGCCGTGGCGGGCACGTATCGCGGAAGAGCTGCTGCTCGGCGCCGAAGCCACTGACGAGAACTTCGCCAGGGCCGCCGCCGCGGAACTCGCCCCCGCCCTTCCTCAGTCCGACAACGCCTTCAAGATCGACCTGGCCCAGCGGACGGTCGTGGCCGTGCTGCGGACACTCAACGCTGAGCGGAGCGCATCGTGA
- a CDS encoding dihydrodipicolinate synthase family protein: MTAPATPSVPATPPVPARPPAAAPAPAASRRRPWHGVLVATALPLDDDLRVDHDRYAEHCAWLVANGCDGVVPNGSLGEYQVLTPEERAKVVETAVAAVGGARVMPGVAAYGSAEARRWAEQAAGAGCSAVMLLPPNAYRADERAVVAHYAEVARAGLPVVAYNNPVDTKVDLVPELLARLHGEGHVHAVKEFSGDVRRAYRIAELAPELDLLAGADDVLLELAVAGAKGWVAGYPNALPKASAELYRAAVAGDLTTALPLYRRLHPLLRWDSRVEFVQAIKLSMDVVGRHGGRCRPPRVPLLPDQEAAVRAATEKAVAAGLA, from the coding sequence ATGACCGCCCCCGCCACCCCGTCCGTGCCCGCCACCCCGCCCGTGCCCGCCCGTCCCCCTGCCGCCGCCCCGGCTCCCGCCGCCTCCCGGCGGCGCCCGTGGCACGGGGTCCTCGTCGCCACCGCGCTGCCGCTCGACGACGACCTCCGCGTCGACCACGACCGGTACGCCGAGCACTGCGCCTGGCTGGTGGCGAACGGCTGCGACGGCGTCGTGCCCAACGGCTCCCTGGGCGAGTACCAGGTGCTCACTCCCGAGGAGCGCGCCAAAGTGGTGGAGACCGCGGTCGCCGCCGTGGGCGGGGCGCGCGTCATGCCGGGCGTCGCCGCGTACGGCTCCGCCGAGGCCCGCCGCTGGGCGGAGCAGGCGGCCGGGGCCGGCTGCTCGGCGGTGATGCTGCTGCCGCCCAACGCCTATCGCGCCGACGAGCGAGCCGTCGTCGCCCACTACGCGGAGGTGGCCCGGGCGGGCCTGCCGGTCGTGGCGTACAACAACCCCGTCGACACCAAGGTCGACCTGGTGCCCGAACTGCTGGCACGGCTGCACGGCGAGGGTCATGTGCACGCCGTCAAGGAGTTCTCCGGCGATGTGCGCCGCGCCTACCGCATCGCCGAACTCGCACCCGAACTCGATCTGCTGGCGGGTGCGGACGACGTGCTGCTGGAGCTGGCCGTGGCCGGCGCGAAGGGCTGGGTGGCCGGCTACCCCAACGCACTGCCGAAGGCCTCGGCCGAGCTGTACCGGGCAGCCGTCGCGGGCGACCTCACCACCGCGCTCCCCCTCTACCGCCGACTGCACCCGCTGCTGCGCTGGGACTCGCGCGTCGAGTTCGTCCAGGCCATCAAGCTCTCGATGGACGTCGTGGGCCGGCACGGCGGCCGCTGCCGTCCGCCACGGGTCCCGCTGCTGCCGGACCAGGAGGCGGCCGTCCGGGCGGCCACCGAGAAGGCCGTCGCCGCCGGTCTCGCGTGA
- a CDS encoding FAD-binding oxidoreductase — protein MTKRPSGDVVVVGAGMVGAACALYAARAGLDVIVVDRGPVAGGTTGAGEGNLLVSDKEPGPELQLALLSLRLWQELAEEELAAAVEYEPKGGLVVASTAESLTALTVLAAGQRAAGVRTVPVDAARLRDLEPHLASGLAGGVLYPQDAQVMPTLAAAHLMRASGARLETGRAVTRILRGPDGAVRGVRTDRGDILAPAVVNAAGVEGAEVAALAGVGLPVLPRRGFVLVTEPLPPRVRHKVYAADYVADVASDSAALQTSPVVEGTAAGPVLIGASRERVGFDRSFSLPVVRALAAGATCLFPFLAHVRAMRTYVGFRPYLPDHLPAVGPDPRVPGLFHACGHEGAGIGLATGTGRLLAQTLTGASPELDLTPFRPDRFDRPHRARRSPPPGRPAGRSDRAEPLSEEASP, from the coding sequence GTGACCAAGCGACCGAGCGGTGACGTGGTGGTCGTCGGCGCGGGCATGGTGGGCGCGGCCTGTGCGCTGTACGCGGCGCGCGCCGGACTCGACGTGATCGTGGTGGACCGGGGCCCAGTGGCCGGCGGCACCACCGGCGCCGGCGAGGGCAATCTCCTCGTCTCCGACAAGGAGCCCGGGCCGGAGCTCCAACTGGCCCTGTTGTCCCTCCGGTTGTGGCAGGAGCTGGCCGAGGAGGAGCTCGCCGCGGCCGTCGAGTACGAGCCCAAGGGCGGCCTCGTGGTGGCGTCGACCGCGGAGTCCCTCACCGCGCTGACGGTCCTCGCGGCCGGGCAGCGCGCCGCCGGGGTGCGGACCGTCCCCGTCGACGCGGCTCGACTTCGGGACCTGGAACCCCACTTGGCGTCCGGACTCGCCGGCGGGGTGCTGTACCCGCAGGACGCCCAGGTCATGCCCACCCTCGCCGCCGCCCACCTGATGCGCGCCTCGGGCGCACGGCTGGAGACCGGCCGTGCCGTGACCCGGATCCTGCGCGGCCCCGACGGCGCGGTGCGGGGCGTGCGAACCGACCGCGGCGACATCCTCGCGCCGGCCGTGGTCAACGCGGCGGGCGTCGAAGGAGCGGAGGTCGCCGCCCTGGCCGGCGTCGGACTGCCCGTACTGCCCCGTCGTGGCTTCGTCCTGGTCACCGAGCCGCTGCCGCCGCGCGTACGGCACAAGGTGTACGCCGCCGACTACGTGGCCGACGTGGCGAGCGACTCGGCGGCCCTGCAGACCTCCCCGGTCGTCGAGGGCACGGCGGCCGGGCCGGTGCTGATCGGCGCGAGCCGGGAACGGGTCGGGTTCGACAGGTCCTTCTCGTTGCCGGTCGTGCGCGCCCTGGCGGCGGGGGCCACCTGTCTCTTCCCGTTCCTGGCTCACGTCAGGGCGATGCGCACCTACGTCGGCTTCCGCCCGTACCTGCCCGACCACCTGCCCGCGGTCGGCCCGGACCCACGGGTGCCCGGACTGTTCCACGCCTGCGGACACGAGGGCGCGGGCATCGGCCTAGCCACCGGCACGGGCCGGCTCCTCGCGCAGACGCTCACCGGAGCGAGCCCGGAGCTGGATCTGACGCCGTTTCGCCCCGACCGCTTCGACCGCCCGCACCGCGCGCGCCGTTCCCCGCCTCCCGGCCGCCCGGCCGGCCGATCAGACCGTGCGGAACCCCTCAGCGAGGAGGCCTCCCCGTGA
- a CDS encoding NAD(P)/FAD-dependent oxidoreductase, which translates to MSERRPVLAVIGAGPAGLAAALAAAARGVRVVLTDSAAEAGGQFYRQPARGLGARRPRALHHQWRTWERLRAGLDTHLGAGRATHLSDRHVWCVERQSGSFLVHTLLGPRQTDSVAVRADAVLLATGGYEKVLPFPGWTLPGVVTAGGAQALLKGGLSLPGRTAVVAGTGPLLLPVATGLAAAGAHVVALVESAGPRGLAHSARAWAAAPAKLAEGAALAARLALHRVPVMARHVVLEAHGVDRVESVTVAALNADGRPAPGGERRLSCDTLAVGHGLLPHTDLADGLGCRLDGPGVWVDAEQRTDVPGVWAAGETTGIGGAALSLAEGHIAGRSAAARLTGRVPDPAGWAPAARTRDRLRAFFSALDDAYAAQPVRWTEQVTDETVVCRCEEVPAGAVREAVGALGAGDLRTVKLLTRAGMGWCQGRMCEPGVAGVAGCAPTPARRLLARPVPLGVLAAPAEPQAEP; encoded by the coding sequence ATGAGTGAACGCCGCCCGGTCCTCGCGGTGATCGGCGCCGGCCCGGCGGGGCTCGCCGCCGCCCTGGCGGCCGCGGCGCGCGGCGTGCGCGTGGTGCTGACCGACTCCGCCGCCGAGGCGGGCGGGCAGTTCTACCGGCAGCCCGCGCGCGGCCTCGGCGCCCGGCGTCCCCGGGCGCTGCACCACCAGTGGCGCACCTGGGAGCGGCTGCGCGCCGGACTCGACACCCACCTCGGCGCGGGTCGCGCGACACACCTGAGTGATCGTCATGTCTGGTGTGTGGAGCGGCAATCGGGGTCATTCCTCGTGCACACGTTGCTCGGTCCGCGGCAGACGGACTCCGTCGCCGTGCGGGCCGACGCGGTACTGCTGGCGACCGGCGGATACGAGAAGGTCCTGCCCTTCCCCGGCTGGACCCTGCCAGGAGTGGTCACCGCGGGCGGCGCGCAGGCACTGCTCAAGGGAGGGCTGTCGCTGCCCGGCCGTACGGCCGTCGTCGCCGGCACCGGCCCGCTGCTGCTGCCCGTGGCGACCGGTCTCGCGGCGGCCGGCGCCCACGTCGTCGCCCTGGTCGAGTCGGCCGGCCCCAGGGGCCTCGCACACAGCGCCCGCGCCTGGGCCGCGGCCCCCGCGAAGCTCGCCGAGGGAGCGGCTCTCGCGGCACGACTGGCCCTTCACCGCGTTCCGGTGATGGCCCGTCATGTCGTGCTGGAGGCCCATGGCGTCGACCGAGTGGAGTCGGTCACCGTGGCCGCGCTGAACGCCGACGGCCGTCCCGCGCCCGGCGGCGAACGGCGGCTCTCCTGCGACACCCTCGCCGTCGGCCACGGTCTGCTGCCGCACACGGATCTCGCGGACGGGCTCGGCTGCCGCCTCGACGGACCGGGCGTGTGGGTCGACGCCGAGCAGCGCACCGACGTGCCCGGCGTCTGGGCCGCGGGCGAGACGACGGGCATCGGCGGTGCCGCGCTGTCGCTGGCTGAGGGGCACATCGCCGGACGCTCGGCGGCGGCGAGACTGACGGGGCGGGTCCCCGACCCGGCCGGCTGGGCCCCGGCCGCCCGGACCCGTGACCGGCTGCGGGCGTTCTTCTCCGCGCTGGACGACGCCTATGCCGCGCAGCCCGTCCGGTGGACGGAGCAGGTGACCGACGAGACGGTCGTGTGCCGCTGCGAGGAGGTGCCCGCCGGCGCCGTCCGCGAGGCCGTCGGCGCACTCGGCGCCGGTGATCTGCGCACCGTGAAGCTGCTGACCAGGGCCGGCATGGGCTGGTGTCAGGGCCGCATGTGCGAGCCCGGAGTGGCCGGTGTGGCGGGCTGTGCGCCCACTCCGGCACGACGGCTGCTGGCCCGCCCGGTTCCGCTCGGCGTCCTGGCCGCCCCGGCCGAACCTCAGGCCGAACCGTGA
- a CDS encoding (2Fe-2S)-binding protein: MNRRNDTVEIELRINGSARRLDVAPQVSLLDALREYLGLTGTKKGCDQGACGACTVLVDGRRINACLALAVQYQGREITTIEGIDHPLQEAFVRADGFQCGYCTPGQICSAIGMLAEHKEGIPSAATEHLADSGGELDEAEIRERMSGNLCRCGAYNGIVSAIKEVAK, encoded by the coding sequence GTGAACCGGAGGAATGACACGGTGGAGATCGAGCTGCGGATCAACGGGTCCGCCCGGAGGCTGGATGTCGCGCCGCAAGTGAGCCTGCTCGACGCGCTGCGTGAGTACCTGGGCCTGACCGGCACCAAGAAGGGCTGCGACCAGGGTGCGTGCGGTGCCTGCACGGTGCTGGTGGACGGCCGGCGGATCAACGCCTGCCTGGCGTTGGCGGTGCAGTACCAGGGCCGTGAGATCACGACCATCGAAGGGATCGACCATCCGCTGCAGGAGGCGTTCGTCCGCGCGGACGGGTTCCAGTGCGGCTACTGCACGCCGGGCCAGATCTGTTCGGCGATCGGCATGCTCGCCGAGCACAAGGAAGGGATACCCAGCGCGGCGACCGAGCATCTCGCCGACAGCGGCGGGGAGCTGGACGAGGCGGAGATCCGGGAGCGGATGAGCGGCAACCTGTGCCGCTGCGGCGCCTACAACGGCATCGTCTCGGCGATCAAGGAGGTCGCGAAGTGA
- a CDS encoding xanthine dehydrogenase family protein molybdopterin-binding subunit, with amino-acid sequence MTTRTWTGSDPGADASVPVGRAVGQPVDRRDGHAKVTGAVRFSAEHHYPNLTYAKLVHATVARGTITGIDTAAAAAVPGVVAVLTHLNAPRIKPPRKLNIVRNLGPDVSGTDVDYLNTDQVFWDGQPIAIVIAETSAAANEAAPLVEVTYDLLPARVDFAIEQTNATLAKGDLTFAAVKKKGDAEAALAAAEVSLDLRYTTPGLQHNAIEPHATVAVWDGDHLTVHDTTQSIHQTGHHLAWRFGVPASHVRVRAEFLGGGFGGKFAVWPGTVIAAMAAKAVGRPVRLALSRTAVNRATGGRTASTNRIALGATRDGRLTSLIQDSITRTGSAGGLLEATTSPARHLYGAQNMLTRQNLVTMDLMPNTWLRAPGEAIGSFVLESAMDELAYELSMDPIALRLRNEPATDPTGGKKFSQRMQREAFERGAERFGWADRNPQPRSMRDGEWLVGTGTATAYHPTLRLVADVKVRLSDDGGALVQCGFHEMGMGAATVQAQIAADALGIAYEKVQVQYGDSALPSGPMAGNSNQTATVATSVLAACGELTRKVSALARRTGTTGQEPAATLRAARRPFIEASVGSDTRLGALGSQGRFLTTFLKDQRWSKAARGAQFCEVRVNADTGELRISRWLGVFDVGRIINPKTAASQLRGAVVMGIGMALSEQALIDPRSGRTMSAGLDSYYVPVHADIPPIDVDWLDEPDRTMPLGIIGLGEVGMTGVAAAIANAVYHATGKRIRDLPITLDKLL; translated from the coding sequence GTGACCACACGCACCTGGACAGGCTCCGACCCTGGCGCGGACGCTTCCGTACCCGTGGGGAGAGCGGTCGGACAGCCGGTGGACCGCCGGGACGGCCACGCGAAGGTGACCGGGGCGGTGCGGTTCTCCGCCGAGCACCACTACCCGAACCTCACGTACGCGAAGCTGGTCCATGCCACCGTCGCCCGTGGCACGATCACCGGCATCGACACGGCCGCGGCGGCCGCGGTGCCCGGCGTCGTGGCGGTCCTCACCCACCTCAACGCGCCAAGGATCAAACCACCCCGCAAACTCAACATTGTGCGGAATCTGGGACCCGACGTCTCGGGAACCGACGTCGACTATCTCAACACCGATCAGGTCTTCTGGGACGGCCAGCCGATCGCCATCGTGATCGCGGAGACCTCCGCGGCGGCGAACGAGGCGGCGCCCCTCGTCGAAGTGACCTACGACCTGCTGCCCGCGCGCGTGGACTTCGCCATCGAGCAGACCAACGCCACCCTGGCGAAGGGCGACCTCACCTTCGCCGCCGTGAAGAAGAAGGGCGACGCCGAGGCGGCGCTGGCCGCTGCGGAGGTGTCGCTCGACCTGCGTTACACCACGCCCGGCCTGCAGCACAACGCGATCGAGCCGCACGCGACGGTCGCCGTCTGGGACGGTGACCACCTCACGGTGCACGACACCACCCAGTCCATCCACCAGACCGGCCACCACCTGGCCTGGCGGTTCGGTGTGCCCGCGTCCCACGTCCGAGTCCGTGCCGAGTTCCTGGGGGGTGGCTTCGGCGGGAAGTTCGCCGTCTGGCCGGGCACGGTCATCGCGGCGATGGCGGCCAAGGCCGTCGGGCGGCCCGTGCGCCTGGCGCTGAGCCGCACGGCCGTCAACCGCGCCACCGGCGGGCGTACCGCCTCGACCAACCGGATCGCGCTCGGCGCGACCCGCGACGGCCGGCTCACCTCACTGATCCAGGACAGCATCACCCGCACCGGCTCGGCCGGGGGCCTGCTCGAGGCGACCACCTCGCCGGCCCGGCACCTCTACGGCGCCCAGAACATGCTGACCCGGCAGAACCTCGTCACGATGGATCTGATGCCCAACACCTGGCTGCGCGCTCCCGGCGAGGCGATCGGCAGCTTCGTGCTGGAATCGGCGATGGACGAACTCGCCTACGAGTTGTCCATGGACCCGATCGCCCTGCGCCTGCGCAACGAGCCCGCAACGGATCCGACGGGTGGCAAGAAGTTCTCCCAGCGGATGCAGCGTGAAGCCTTCGAGAGGGGCGCCGAACGCTTCGGCTGGGCGGACCGCAACCCGCAACCTCGCTCCATGCGTGACGGCGAGTGGCTCGTCGGGACGGGCACGGCCACCGCCTACCACCCGACCCTGCGCCTGGTCGCCGATGTCAAGGTACGGCTGAGCGACGACGGCGGCGCGCTCGTGCAGTGCGGTTTCCACGAGATGGGCATGGGCGCCGCGACCGTACAGGCACAGATCGCCGCGGACGCGCTCGGCATCGCGTACGAGAAGGTCCAAGTCCAGTACGGCGATTCGGCCCTGCCGTCCGGACCGATGGCCGGCAACTCCAACCAGACGGCGACGGTGGCCACCAGCGTCCTCGCCGCGTGCGGCGAGCTGACCCGCAAGGTGAGTGCCCTGGCCCGGCGTACGGGCACGACCGGTCAGGAACCGGCGGCCACCCTGAGGGCGGCACGGCGGCCGTTCATCGAGGCCTCGGTCGGGTCGGACACCCGATTGGGTGCGCTGGGCAGTCAGGGCCGTTTCCTGACCACCTTCCTGAAGGACCAGCGCTGGTCCAAGGCCGCCCGAGGCGCGCAGTTCTGCGAGGTGCGGGTGAACGCCGACACCGGCGAACTGCGGATCTCGCGCTGGCTCGGCGTGTTCGACGTCGGCCGCATCATCAACCCCAAGACCGCGGCCAGCCAGCTGCGCGGGGCGGTGGTCATGGGCATCGGTATGGCGCTGTCGGAGCAGGCCCTGATCGATCCCCGCAGCGGGCGCACCATGAGCGCCGGGCTCGACTCCTACTACGTGCCGGTGCACGCCGACATTCCCCCGATCGACGTCGACTGGCTCGACGAACCGGACAGGACGATGCCTCTGGGAATCATCGGGCTGGGCGAGGTCGGCATGACCGGCGTGGCGGCCGCGATCGCGAACGCCGTGTACCACGCGACCGGCAAGCGGATCCGGGACCTGCCGATCACGCTGGACAAGCTGCTCTGA
- a CDS encoding XdhC family protein, which produces MLDIADELNRWLEEGRDFAVATVVAVGGSAPRGPGAALAVDADGTAIGSVSGGCVEGAVYELCMQALADGETVRERFGYSDEDAFAVGLTCGGVLDILVAPVPSDGPGRKTFQTALSAAARGEAAALARVVCGPPRFLGRALAVRHDGSYEGGLGGRPDLDRAVVDETRTLLDAGRTATFDVAPSGAGWGSPRTESGGGPHCEPGLSVFVESSVPPPRMLVFGAIDFAAALVRVGKFLGYHVTVCDARPVFATRTRFPEADDIVVDWPHRCLRRTRTDDRTVVCVLTHDAKFDVPLLEAALRLPAAYIGAMGSRRTHEDRDRRLREIGLTDAELARLRSPIGLDLGARTPEETALSIAAEIVAARHGGTGLPLSESHTPIHHDTEARRLGVISASDRVARPRADRQELRNTGSPVRVGVAASMPTARDQDGAFPGTAWPI; this is translated from the coding sequence ATGCTGGACATCGCGGACGAGCTGAACCGATGGCTCGAGGAAGGGCGGGACTTCGCCGTGGCCACCGTGGTGGCCGTGGGCGGCAGCGCACCGCGCGGGCCGGGCGCCGCGCTCGCCGTCGACGCCGACGGCACGGCCATCGGCTCGGTGTCGGGCGGTTGTGTGGAAGGCGCGGTCTACGAGCTGTGCATGCAGGCGCTCGCCGACGGTGAGACGGTGCGCGAGCGGTTCGGCTACAGCGACGAGGACGCCTTCGCCGTCGGGCTGACCTGCGGTGGTGTCCTCGACATCCTGGTCGCCCCGGTGCCCTCCGACGGACCCGGCAGGAAGACATTCCAGACGGCGCTGTCGGCCGCCGCCCGGGGCGAGGCGGCGGCACTTGCCCGCGTGGTCTGCGGCCCTCCCCGGTTCCTCGGACGGGCGCTGGCGGTCCGTCACGACGGCTCCTACGAAGGCGGACTCGGCGGACGTCCGGACCTGGACCGCGCCGTCGTCGACGAAACCCGCACCCTGCTCGACGCCGGCCGCACCGCAACCTTCGACGTCGCGCCGAGCGGAGCGGGATGGGGGTCGCCCCGGACGGAGTCTGGGGGAGGGCCGCACTGCGAGCCAGGCCTGAGCGTGTTCGTCGAGTCGAGCGTGCCGCCGCCGCGCATGCTCGTCTTCGGCGCCATCGACTTCGCCGCGGCACTGGTGCGCGTGGGCAAGTTCCTCGGCTACCACGTCACCGTGTGCGACGCCCGCCCCGTGTTCGCCACCCGGACGCGGTTTCCCGAGGCCGACGACATCGTGGTCGACTGGCCGCACCGCTGCCTGCGCCGCACCCGGACCGACGACCGCACGGTGGTGTGCGTGCTCACCCACGACGCCAAGTTCGACGTGCCCCTCCTGGAAGCGGCCCTGCGGCTGCCGGCCGCCTACATCGGCGCGATGGGCTCCCGCCGCACCCACGAGGACCGCGACCGCAGGCTCCGCGAAATCGGCCTCACCGACGCCGAACTGGCCCGTCTGCGCTCACCGATCGGCCTCGATCTCGGCGCCCGCACGCCCGAGGAGACCGCCCTGTCCATCGCCGCCGAGATCGTCGCCGCCCGCCACGGCGGTACGGGCCTGCCCCTGAGCGAGTCACACACGCCGATCCATCACGACACCGAAGCGCGCCGGCTGGGGGTGATCAGCGCGAGTGACCGTGTGGCGCGGCCGCGAGCCGACCGTCAGGAGCTCCGGAACACCGGGAGCCCGGTCCGGGTCGGCGTGGCCGCCTCGATGCCGACAGCTCGTGATCAGGACGGGGCCTTCCCGGGGACGGCGTGGCCGATTTGA
- a CDS encoding proline racemase family protein: MRSKLVLHAVDSHTEGMPTRVITGGVGVVPGATMNERRLWFREHRDDIRQLLMNEPRGHSAMSGAVLQPPTRPDCDWGVLYIEVSGYLPMCGHGTIGVATVLVETGMVEVVEPVTTIRLDTPAGLVVAEVAVEDGAATSVTLQNVPSFTVALDRRAALPDGRTVTYDLAYGGNFYAILPLEEFGLPFDRARGDDILHAGLSLMEAINSEAEPVHPQDPSIRGCHHVHLYAPGATARHSRHAMAIHPGWFDRSPCGTGTSARMAQLHARGELPLHTEFVNESFIGTRFTGRLLGRTEVAGRPAVLPSFTGRAWITGTAQYLLDPTDPFPAGFVL; the protein is encoded by the coding sequence ATGCGCAGCAAGCTCGTCCTGCACGCCGTCGACTCGCACACCGAGGGCATGCCGACCCGGGTGATCACGGGCGGCGTCGGGGTCGTCCCCGGCGCGACGATGAACGAGCGTCGGCTGTGGTTCCGCGAACACCGGGATGACATAAGGCAGTTGCTGATGAACGAGCCGCGCGGGCACTCCGCGATGAGCGGCGCGGTCCTCCAGCCGCCCACCCGGCCGGACTGCGACTGGGGCGTGCTCTACATCGAGGTCTCCGGCTACCTCCCGATGTGCGGGCACGGCACGATCGGGGTGGCGACCGTCCTCGTCGAGACGGGCATGGTCGAGGTCGTCGAACCCGTCACCACGATCCGGCTGGACACCCCGGCAGGGCTCGTCGTCGCCGAGGTCGCGGTCGAGGACGGCGCGGCCACGTCCGTCACGCTGCAGAACGTCCCCTCCTTCACGGTCGCACTGGACCGCAGGGCGGCACTGCCCGACGGCCGCACGGTGACCTACGACCTGGCGTACGGCGGGAACTTCTACGCGATCCTGCCGCTGGAGGAGTTCGGGCTGCCCTTCGACCGCGCCCGCGGGGACGACATCCTGCACGCCGGCCTGTCGCTGATGGAGGCGATCAACTCCGAGGCGGAACCGGTCCACCCGCAGGACCCGTCCATCCGCGGCTGCCACCACGTCCACCTGTACGCGCCCGGCGCCACCGCCCGGCACTCCCGGCACGCGATGGCCATTCACCCCGGCTGGTTCGACCGCTCGCCGTGCGGCACCGGAACCAGCGCGCGCATGGCCCAACTGCACGCGCGAGGCGAACTGCCGCTGCACACCGAGTTCGTCAACGAGTCCTTCATCGGCACCCGTTTCACGGGCCGGCTCCTCGGGCGGACGGAGGTCGCCGGCCGTCCGGCGGTGCTGCCCAGCTTCACCGGCCGCGCCTGGATCACCGGCACGGCCCAGTACCTGCTGGACCCCACGGACCCCTTCCCGGCCGGCTTCGTACTCTGA
- a CDS encoding TetR/AcrR family transcriptional regulator has product MGRPLRADAARTVRAILGAAEQVLAKDPGASMEQIAEEAGVARTTVHRRFANRQALIEALAASAKRQLMEGVADAHMDTAPPLVALHRVTANVLRIKSVWPFTLGHPLADSPLTAVIWSEVNTGALEFFARAQREGLLSPDTDLMWARRVYYALVDEAQHGGGADLDPDQVRQNADALATLVVDTFLRGTGPHG; this is encoded by the coding sequence ATGGGCCGACCCCTGCGGGCCGATGCCGCGCGCACCGTGCGCGCGATTCTGGGGGCGGCCGAGCAGGTCCTCGCCAAAGACCCCGGGGCCTCCATGGAGCAGATCGCGGAGGAGGCAGGAGTGGCCAGAACGACCGTGCACCGGCGGTTCGCCAACCGCCAGGCCCTCATCGAAGCACTCGCCGCCTCGGCGAAGCGACAGCTCATGGAAGGCGTAGCGGACGCCCACATGGACACCGCCCCACCGCTCGTGGCACTCCACCGCGTCACGGCGAACGTGCTGCGGATCAAGAGCGTCTGGCCGTTCACCCTCGGCCACCCCCTCGCCGACTCCCCCCTCACGGCGGTGATCTGGTCCGAGGTCAACACCGGCGCCCTCGAGTTCTTCGCCCGAGCCCAGCGCGAAGGGCTCCTCTCCCCGGACACGGACCTCATGTGGGCGCGGCGGGTCTACTACGCCCTCGTCGACGAGGCCCAGCACGGAGGCGGCGCGGATCTCGACCCGGACCAGGTCCGGCAGAACGCGGACGCACTGGCAACACTCGTCGTCGACACGTTTCTGCGCGGGACGGGTCCCCACGGCTGA